A single genomic interval of Prionailurus viverrinus isolate Anna chromosome A2, UM_Priviv_1.0, whole genome shotgun sequence harbors:
- the MEST gene encoding mesoderm-specific transcript homolog protein isoform X2, with product MREWWVQVGLLAVPLLAAYLHIPPPQLSPALHSWKSSGKFFTYKGLRIFYQDSVGVVGSPEIVVLLHGFPTSSYDWYKIWEGLTLRFHRVIALDFLGFGFSDKPRPHHYSIFEQASIVEALLRHLGLQNRRINLLSHDYGDIVAQELLYRFKQNRSGRLTIKSLCLSNGGIFPETHRPLLLQKLLKDGGVLSPILTRLMNFFVFSRGLTPVFGPYTRPSESELWDMWAGIRNNDGNLVIDSLLQYINQRKKFRRRWVGALASVTIPIHFIYGPLDPVNPYPEFLELYRKTLPRSTVSILDDHISHYPQLEDPMGFLNAYMGFINSF from the exons ATGAGGGAGTGGTGGGTGCAGGTGGGTCTGCTGGCTGTGCCCCTGCTTGCGGCCTACCTGCATATCCCACCCCCCCAGCTTTCCCCTGCCCTTCACTCCTGGAAGTCGTCCGGCAAATTTTTCACCTACAAGGGACTGCGCATCTTCTACCAAG aCTCTGTGGGTGTGGTTGGAAGTCCTGAGATAGTTGTGCTTTTGCATGGCTTTCCAACATCCAGCTATGATTGGTACAAG ATTTGGGAAGGTCTGACCCTAAGGTTTCATCGAGTGATCGCCCTTGATTTCTTGGGCTTTGGCTTCAGTGACAAACCG AGACCACATCACTATTCCATATTTGAGCAGGCCAGCATTGTGGAGGCACTTTTGCGGCACCTGGGGCTCCAGAACCGCAGGATCAACCTTTTGTCTCATGACTATGGAGATATCGTTGCTCAGGAGCTGCTCTATAG GTTCAAGCAGAATCGATCTGGTCGGCTTACCATAAAGAGTCTCTGTCTGTCAAATGGAG GTATATTTCCTGAGACTCACCGTCCTCTCCTACTCCAAAAG CTCCTCAAAGATGGAGGCGTGCTGTCACCCATCCTGACACGATTGATGAACTTCTTTGTATTCTCCCGAGG TCTCACCCCAGTCTTTGGGCCGTACACCCGCCCCTCTGAGAGCGAGCTGTGGGACATGTGGGCAGGGATCCGCAACAATGACGGAAACTTAGTCATCGACAG TCTCTTACAGTACATCAACCAGAGGAAGAAGTTTAGAAGACGCTGGGTGGGAGCTCTTGCTTCTGTAACTATTCCCA TTCATTTTATCTATGGGCCACTGGATCCCGTAAACCCCTATCCAGAGTTTTTGGAGCTGTACAG GAAAACGCTGCCGCGGTCCACAGTGTCGATTCTGGATGACCACATTAGCCACTATCCACAGCTAGAGGATCCCATGGGCTTCTTGAATGCATATATGGGCTTCATCAACTCCTTCTGA
- the MEST gene encoding mesoderm-specific transcript homolog protein isoform X1: MVRRDRLRRMREWWVQVGLLAVPLLAAYLHIPPPQLSPALHSWKSSGKFFTYKGLRIFYQDSVGVVGSPEIVVLLHGFPTSSYDWYKIWEGLTLRFHRVIALDFLGFGFSDKPRPHHYSIFEQASIVEALLRHLGLQNRRINLLSHDYGDIVAQELLYRFKQNRSGRLTIKSLCLSNGGIFPETHRPLLLQKLLKDGGVLSPILTRLMNFFVFSRGLTPVFGPYTRPSESELWDMWAGIRNNDGNLVIDSLLQYINQRKKFRRRWVGALASVTIPIHFIYGPLDPVNPYPEFLELYRKTLPRSTVSILDDHISHYPQLEDPMGFLNAYMGFINSF, from the exons GATGAGGGAGTGGTGGGTGCAGGTGGGTCTGCTGGCTGTGCCCCTGCTTGCGGCCTACCTGCATATCCCACCCCCCCAGCTTTCCCCTGCCCTTCACTCCTGGAAGTCGTCCGGCAAATTTTTCACCTACAAGGGACTGCGCATCTTCTACCAAG aCTCTGTGGGTGTGGTTGGAAGTCCTGAGATAGTTGTGCTTTTGCATGGCTTTCCAACATCCAGCTATGATTGGTACAAG ATTTGGGAAGGTCTGACCCTAAGGTTTCATCGAGTGATCGCCCTTGATTTCTTGGGCTTTGGCTTCAGTGACAAACCG AGACCACATCACTATTCCATATTTGAGCAGGCCAGCATTGTGGAGGCACTTTTGCGGCACCTGGGGCTCCAGAACCGCAGGATCAACCTTTTGTCTCATGACTATGGAGATATCGTTGCTCAGGAGCTGCTCTATAG GTTCAAGCAGAATCGATCTGGTCGGCTTACCATAAAGAGTCTCTGTCTGTCAAATGGAG GTATATTTCCTGAGACTCACCGTCCTCTCCTACTCCAAAAG CTCCTCAAAGATGGAGGCGTGCTGTCACCCATCCTGACACGATTGATGAACTTCTTTGTATTCTCCCGAGG TCTCACCCCAGTCTTTGGGCCGTACACCCGCCCCTCTGAGAGCGAGCTGTGGGACATGTGGGCAGGGATCCGCAACAATGACGGAAACTTAGTCATCGACAG TCTCTTACAGTACATCAACCAGAGGAAGAAGTTTAGAAGACGCTGGGTGGGAGCTCTTGCTTCTGTAACTATTCCCA TTCATTTTATCTATGGGCCACTGGATCCCGTAAACCCCTATCCAGAGTTTTTGGAGCTGTACAG GAAAACGCTGCCGCGGTCCACAGTGTCGATTCTGGATGACCACATTAGCCACTATCCACAGCTAGAGGATCCCATGGGCTTCTTGAATGCATATATGGGCTTCATCAACTCCTTCTGA
- the MEST gene encoding mesoderm-specific transcript homolog protein isoform X3: MVRRDRLRRMREWWVQVGLLAVPLLAAYLHIPPPQLSPALHSWKSSGKFFTYKGLRIFYQDSVGVVGSPEIVVLLHGFPTSSYDWYKIWEGLTLRFHRVIALDFLGFGFSDKPRPHHYSIFEQASIVEALLRHLGLQNRRINLLSHDYGDIVAQELLYRFKQNRSGRLTIKSLCLSNGGIFPETHRPLLLQKLLKDGGVLSPILTRLMNFFVFSRGLTPVFGPYTRPSESELWDMWAGIRNNDGNLVIDSLLQYINQRKKFRRRWVGALASVTIPSPTPSIWTPVTRGVE; encoded by the exons GATGAGGGAGTGGTGGGTGCAGGTGGGTCTGCTGGCTGTGCCCCTGCTTGCGGCCTACCTGCATATCCCACCCCCCCAGCTTTCCCCTGCCCTTCACTCCTGGAAGTCGTCCGGCAAATTTTTCACCTACAAGGGACTGCGCATCTTCTACCAAG aCTCTGTGGGTGTGGTTGGAAGTCCTGAGATAGTTGTGCTTTTGCATGGCTTTCCAACATCCAGCTATGATTGGTACAAG ATTTGGGAAGGTCTGACCCTAAGGTTTCATCGAGTGATCGCCCTTGATTTCTTGGGCTTTGGCTTCAGTGACAAACCG AGACCACATCACTATTCCATATTTGAGCAGGCCAGCATTGTGGAGGCACTTTTGCGGCACCTGGGGCTCCAGAACCGCAGGATCAACCTTTTGTCTCATGACTATGGAGATATCGTTGCTCAGGAGCTGCTCTATAG GTTCAAGCAGAATCGATCTGGTCGGCTTACCATAAAGAGTCTCTGTCTGTCAAATGGAG GTATATTTCCTGAGACTCACCGTCCTCTCCTACTCCAAAAG CTCCTCAAAGATGGAGGCGTGCTGTCACCCATCCTGACACGATTGATGAACTTCTTTGTATTCTCCCGAGG TCTCACCCCAGTCTTTGGGCCGTACACCCGCCCCTCTGAGAGCGAGCTGTGGGACATGTGGGCAGGGATCCGCAACAATGACGGAAACTTAGTCATCGACAG TCTCTTACAGTACATCAACCAGAGGAAGAAGTTTAGAAGACGCTGGGTGGGAGCTCTTGCTTCTGTAACTATTCCCA GCCCTACTCCCAGCATCTGGACACCAGTGACACGAGGTGTAGAGTGA